A window of the Elgaria multicarinata webbii isolate HBS135686 ecotype San Diego chromosome 22, rElgMul1.1.pri, whole genome shotgun sequence genome harbors these coding sequences:
- the SSH2 gene encoding protein phosphatase Slingshot homolog 2 isoform X5 yields the protein MFYCAVLVCSRNGVAWFYYYRSALQSLHKACEVARIHNYYPGSLFLTWVSYYESHINSDQSSVNEWNAMQDVQSHRPDSPALFTDVPTERERTERLIKTKLREIMMQKDLENITSKEIRTELEMQMACNLREFKEFIDNEMIVILGQMDSPTQIFDHVFLGSEWNASNLEDLQNRGVRYILNVTREIDNFFPGVFEYHNIRVYDEEATDLLAYWNDTYKFISKAKKNGSKCLVHCKMGVSRSASTVIAYAMKEYGWNLDRAYDYVKERRTVTKPNPSFMRQLEEYQGILLASKQRHNKLWRSHSDSDLSDHHEPMGKGGMEVSKKEITTSADQISESKTSSSHHPPVSPGLPAAPPIEHLCHSGPNAHGNFCNKERVIQLEITSRDFSTEQMEDKLNLNNLNGCCLDEATFPLDNCDAAEALLQHGEALEGAPGFPDLALDDLENEALKQGDGSIQLVPMEELESCLRDASGRNTPSPPPASSPSQPEEADFGADRIDFFSALEKFVELSQESRSRACSHSRAESQGGGRNGLPKGPALELPPSDPTEEAPRSSSAGNSPQASEESSLEEEQLKLSEPNRSSGLTRSHSENAISVKEIVTEIESIHQGTGPGLTKTDALNNPIPAPKRNTVHELPAESAWTWENKPGKPEQGEEIVSAPKEVAREPSKVDLETAAPLPALSCKPDVEESGDLVEDALEGRANPGPKWCPGSVRRATLEFEERLRQEQELQHGSPVAALPLRKNSRNEATGADLSAKGKNEEPSHELAQLPGDKEASGTGNAATETSLEQPSELLPSSLQPRPPQDDLLVEVEGLATEHRTVVSLESQERISAPCRLLLPKRIEIIEYTHAVRSPGTDAERSGAQEGPEKAKKAAASPGVDENCNAPLCSGNSAGTLALDSRDSKKVIFSLGSPEEEEEEEAGASAHPALSLSASRVQCSPLPYSDRRHLVCLQGVTQDATSADPEPPPLGGYAGNGQFPLEERGSSLRRSSEGTLTHWSREDLDLHDAFGTDGAGTPETAVPPSHCGGLLHRSSSDCVQDLRRGGSLVKQRARELEARIRQAGLTTPSQMKRSASLAKLDRLDLSKDELPVKDPFPSGTYPRSLASLQSILGPRKPVLQCPAAPGATVSSPALRGVPQPTMHLVEQLKLTECVALSRPVQRPPVQYAKEFNPARQLPETKLTSAHAGGLPGLPTPSPAQWLAVLPRYQHARTRPPRRLKKASDRRRTSNPLYNTM from the exons ATGTTTTATTGCGCTGTTCTGGTTTGTAGCCGCAATGGTGTCGCTTGGTTTTATTACTATAG GTCTGCCCTGCAGAGCCTACACAAGGCGTGCGAAGTGGCCCGGATCCACAACTACTACCCGGGGAGCCTTTTCCTCACGTGGGTCAGCTACTACGAGAGCCACATCAACTCGGACCAGTCCTCGGTCAACGAGTGGAATGCCATGCAGGATGTGCAGTCGCACCGGCCAGATTCCCCTGCCCTCTTCACGGATGT ccCAACAGAACGTGAGCGCACGGAGCGGCTGATCAAGACCAAGCTGAGGGAGATCATGATGCAGAAGGACTTGGAGAATATCACATCCAAGGAG ATCCGAACGGAGCTGGAGATGCAGATGGCCTGCAACCTGCGGGAATTCAAGGAATTCATCGACAATGAGATGATTGTGATCTTGGGTCAGATGGACAGCCCCACGCAGATCTTCGACCACGTCTTCCTG GGTTCGGAGTGGAACGCTTCCAACCTGGAAGACCTGCAGAACCGGGG GGTGCGCTACATTTTGAATGTCACCCGAGAGATTGATAACTTCTTCCCAGGGGTTTTTGAATACCACAACATCCGTGTTTATGACGAAGAGGCCACGGATCTGTTGGCGTACTGGAATGACACCTACAAATTCATCTCCAAAGCAAA AAAGAACGGATCCAAGTGCCTGGTTCACTGCAAGATGGGTGTCAGCCGGTCGGCCTCCACGGTGATCGCGTACGCCATGAAGGAGTACGGCTGGAACCTGGACCGGGCCTACGACTACGTGAAGGAGCGTCGCACGGTCACCAAGCCGAACCCCAGTTTCATGCGGCAGCTGGAAGAATACCAGGGCATCCTCTTGGCCAG CAAGCAGCGGCACAACAAGCTGTGGCGGTCGCACTCGGACAGCGACCTCTCGGACCACCACGAGCCCATGGGCAAGGGTGGGATGGAGGTCAGCAAGAAGGAGATCACCACGTCAGCGGACCAGATCTCGGAAAGCAAGACTTCCAGCAGCCACCATCCGCCGGTGTCCCCAGGCCTCCCGGCTGCTCCGCCCATTGAGCACCTGTGCCATTCCGGCCCCAACGCCCACGGCAACTTCTGCAACAAGGAGAGGGTGATCCAGCTGGAGATCACTTCGAGGGACTTCAGTACCGAGCAAATGGAGGACAAGCTGAACCTGAACAACCTCAACGGGTGCTGTCTGGACGAGGCGACGTTTCCTCTGGACAACTGCGACGCAGCCGAGGCCTTACTGCAGCAcggagaggccctggagggggCCCCGGGGTTCCCGGACCTGGCGCTGGATGACCTGGAGAACGAGGCCCTCAAGCAAGGGGACGGGAGCATCCAGCTGGTGCCCATGGAAGAGCTGGAGTCGTGCCTGCGGGACGCGTCTGGCCGGAACACCCCCAGCCCGCCGCcggcctcttccccctcccagcccGAAGAGGCGGATTTTGGTGCTGATAGGATCGACTTCTTCAGCGCCTTGGAGAAGTTTGTGGAGCTCTCTCAGGAGAGCAGGTCTCGGGCCTGCTCCCACTCGCGGGCTGAGAGCCAGGGCGGCGGGCGGAACGGCCTCCCCAAGGGACCTGCGCTGGAGCTGCCACCCTCCGATCCCACGGAAGAGGCTCCGCGGAGCAGCTCCGCTGGCAACTCCCCGCAAGCGTCGGAGGAGTCCTCcctggaggaggagcagctgaag CTCTCCGAACCGAACCGTTCGAGCGGCCTGACCCGGTCCCACTCGGAAAACGCCATCTCGGTGAAAGAAATAGTCACGGAGATCGAATCAATCCACCAGGGCACGGGGCCGGGCTTGACGAAAACGGACGCCTTGAACAATCCCATTCCAGCGCCAAAGAGGAACACTGTCCATGAGCTCCCTGCAGAGTCGGCCTGGACCTGGGAAAATAAGCCCGGGAAGCCCGAGCAGGGCGAAGAGATTGTCTCCGCCCCGAAGGAGGTGGCTAGAGAGCCGTCAAAAGTGGATCTGGAAACTGCTGCCCCCCTGCCGGCGCTTTCCTGCAAGCCAGATGTAGAAGAAAGCGGCGATTTGGTGGAAGACGCGCTGGAGGGCCGTGCGAACCCTGGGCCGAAGTGGTGTCCAGGATCAGTCCGGCGTGCCACCCTGGAATTTGAGGAGCGCCTCAGACAGGAGCAAGAGCTGCAGCACGGTTCCCCCGTTGCCGCGTTGCCCCTCCGTAAGAACTCCAGGAACGAAGCCACAGGGGCTGACCTCTCCGCAAAGGGCAAGAATGAAGAACCGTCTCATGAGCTGGCTCAGTTGCCTGGGGATAAAGAGGCCTCGGGAACTGGGAACGCTGCGACCGAGACTAGTTTGGAACAGCCCTCGGAACTCCTGCCCTCCTCGCTGCAACCGAGACCCCCGCAAGATGACCTGTTAGTCGAGGTGGAAGGGTTGGCTACAGAGCACCGCACGGTTGTTTCGCTTGAAAGCCAGGAGAGGATCTCTGCTCCTTGCCGCCTACTCCTCCCGAAAAGAATCGAGATCATTGAGTACACCCATGCGGTCAGATCACCCGGGACAGACGCCGAGCGGAGCGGTGCTCAGGAGGGTCCGGAGAAAGCCAAGAAGGCGGCTGCTTCACCAGGGGTGGACGAGAATTGCAACGCGCCTTTGTGCTCGGGGAATTCTGCGGGGACACTGGCGCTGGACAGCAGAGATTCTAAGAAAGTGATCTTCTCCTTGGGCAgccccgaggaggaggaggaggaggaggctggggcgtCAGCCCACCccgccctctctctttctgcgaGCCGGGTGCAGTGTTCCCCTCTGCCGTACTCAGATCGCCGGCACCTTGTTTGCTTGCAGGGGGTCACTCAGGACGCAACAAGCGCAGATCCTGAGCCGCCCCCTCTGGGGGGCTACGCCGGCAACGGACAGTTCCCCTTGGAGGAGAGGGGAAGCTCCCTTCGACGGAGCAGTGAGGGCACCTTGACACACTGGAGCCGAGAGGATTTGGACTTGCATGATGCGTTCGGCACAGACGGAGCAGGGACCCCGGAGACTGCCGTCCCCCCGTCCCATTGCGGCGGCCTCCTCCACAGATCCAGCAGCGACTGCGTCCAAGACCTGCGGAGGGGGGGCAGCTTAGTGAAACAGCGCGCCAGGGAGCTGGAGGCCCGGATCCGGCAGGCGGGCCTCACCACCCCTTCCCAAATGAAACGCTCGGCGTCCCTAGCCAAACTGGACCGCCTGGACTTGTCGAAAGACGAGTTACCCGTCAAGGACCCCTTCCCTTCCGGCACCTACCCGAGGTCTCTCGCCTCGCTGCAGTCCATTTTGGGGCCCCGGAAGCCCGTCTTGCAATGCCCGGCCGCCCCAGGTGCCACCGTTTCGTCCCCCGCCCTCCGGGGGGTTCCCCAGCCCACGATGCATCTGGTGGAGCAGCTCAAGCTGACGGAGTGCGTCGCCCTGAGCAGACCTGTGCAGCGGCCTCCCGTGCAGTATGCCAAAGAGTTCAACCCAGCCCGGCAGCTTCCGGAAACAAAATTGACTAGCGCCCACGCCGGTGGGCTGCCGGGGTTGCCGACGCCCAGCCCGGCTCAATGGCTGGCTGTCCTCCCTCGGTATCAACACGCTAGAACTCGACCGCCTAGAAGACTGAAAAAGGCGAGCGACCGGCGACGTACATCCAACCCCTTGTACAATACCATGTGA